DNA sequence from the Methanolobus sp. ZRKC5 genome:
TGACAATGATGGACTCGCAGCCTTCTGCAGACTTAACAAGACCGTTTACTTTGCCACCGACCCCTACAGTACACATCATATTACCAACGCCCTGCTTGTGTAATTCAACTGCAACGGCATTGCTTAACTGACCAACATTAGATGCACCGGCACATGGGAATATTCCTACAATGGAAGCGCCACATGAACACTTTGCATTCTCAGACATAGGTATTACTGTGTTATCCATTCAATAACCTCATTCACCTTTGGTACCCTGCCAACGATCTTTACATCGCCGTCTACAACGACAGCAGGAGTAATTAGCACACCATATGCAAGTATACCATCCATATCCTCAACCTTCACTATCTCAGCATCAACACCTGCTTGCTCAACAGCCTGTTCAACGAACTTCTTTGTCTTGTTGCATTTAGGACAACCAGTACCTAATATCTCTATTTTCATATTTTCATCTCTTTAATTTAAATAATCACGTTTATAGCGTGAAAGTCGCAGGATCTCACACAATCAATACAATACTTGCACAGACTCGGCCTTGCCGGAAAACATATCCCATCCTTTAGTTCAAGGACATCATTCTGACACGCATCCACACATGAACCACAGCCAGTACATTTGTCACCTTTAACAGTAATGAGCACCATTTTGTGAACACTTCCTTTTTTTAAGGATAATATCAGTACCCTCTCTTTAATATTGTTATCAGTTCGTCAGGATTGGGCATGTTCTCCTGTATTTTATTACAGGTAGTCTCTACGTCATAATCACAACGTATGATCTCAGCTTTTGAACTGGTAGTATCGAACACCGCACAACTTGCCCGCCAGTCACCATCTCTGGGCTGACCTGTAGAACCTGGGTTTATTATTAGCATATCTTTGAATTTTTTGATAAAGGGAATATGTGAATGACCTATACATAGAACATCTGCGTCAATCTCAGATACCATTTCTTCCAGATCTGACTCTGATGTCTCCGGCTTCATGTATTCATAATTGGATCTTGGACTTCCATGTGTGAAGTACAGCCTCATTCCATCTATCATTTTCTCAATACTGAAAGGAAGCTGGCGAAGGAACGCCATTTGTACTTCTGTTGTCATATTCCAGGTGTAGTCCCTGGTAGCAACTGAAAGGTGTTTATACTTATAGCCGCATCCACACTCCATTTTGGAACCTACGGCAGCATCGTGATTACCAAGAACTGTTTCGATTTCCTGCTGCATGATAAGATCGATGCACTCAGATGGAGAGGGACCATAGTCCGCAAGGTCACCAAGGCAAATGACCATGTCATGGGGAATTTTCAACACTGCATCCAAAGCTTCTTTATTGCCATGGATATCTGATATCAGCAGTATTCTCATATTTTCACCAAAACTTTCACCGAAGCTTTCCTTTTATGTTTATCATATAAAGTACGTTCCAAACACATATCCTGATATCGTGGCAATTACAACAACAAGCGAAATGTATGTCATACCCTTCTGAAGACCCATGATCCTGCTTATCACGATCATATTAGGCAAACTCAAAGCCGGGCCTGCCAGCAGCATGGATAATGCAGGACCTTTTCCCATACCCAGAAGTGTGAGTGCACTTATTATAGGCACCTCTGTCAATGTTGAGAAATACATCAGGGCTGCAGCAACAGATGCAATTATATACGAAGTGAAAGTGCTTCCTCCCACATATTTAACGACATATGCTGCAGGAAGGAGTTCAACCATGATACCTGCAAAGAATACACCGATCAGCAGAAGTGGAGTTATCTGCTTCACAAGGAACCAGGTTTCACTCATCCAGCTTTCAAGTTCATCCTTACTGAACCACTTGAGAGATACATATACAGTAACAAGTATCAATGGAATTTCCACAAAAAGCATGGGATTCCATGTAGGTAGTATCTCCGGCGTTACAAGTATTGCCAGAAGCAAAAGGAAAAGCCAGACTGTGTGAGCATGTTTTTCATCACCGAAAGTCTGAATGCTCTTTCTTTCAATGTTCTTTTTCTCGTATATGAACGCCATCATAATTCCGATAAACACTGAAAGAAGGATTGCTATGATTGCCCTTGCAACTCCAAGATCATAACCCAATATCTTAGCTGTGTAAACAATAGCAAGAATATTGATAGCAGGAGCTGAGAACAGGAACGTGGTGGCCGGACCAATTCCTGCACCTCTTTTATAGATACCTGCAAAAAGAGGCAGGACAGTACAGCTGCATACTGCAAGAAGACAGCCGGAAACAGCTGCAACGGTATAGGAAACATATTTTGGTGCATCGGCCCCGAAGAATTTCAGGACTGACTCTTTGGAAAAGAGCGATGCTATAGCTCCTGCCAGGAAAAAGGCAGGTATCAGGCACATGAGCACATGCAATGCAAGATACTCCTGAAGTGACGCAATGCCAACGTAAGCCAGATCAATGAGATTAGAAGTCATCATTTCAAATAATGTTGAAATACTATTTATAGCTAGTGGTTTCAAATATTTTTGAAATAC
Encoded proteins:
- a CDS encoding putative zinc-binding protein, which translates into the protein MDNTVIPMSENAKCSCGASIVGIFPCAGASNVGQLSNAVAVELHKQGVGNMMCTVGVGGKVNGLVKSAEGCESIIVIDGCPLNCAQATMEEAGIPIGKHILLTDLDIKKNKDLDLDPAQVKEFLSKVSELL
- a CDS encoding thioredoxin family protein; this translates as MKIEILGTGCPKCNKTKKFVEQAVEQAGVDAEIVKVEDMDGILAYGVLITPAVVVDGDVKIVGRVPKVNEVIEWITQ
- a CDS encoding metallophosphoesterase family protein, with the translated sequence MRILLISDIHGNKEALDAVLKIPHDMVICLGDLADYGPSPSECIDLIMQQEIETVLGNHDAAVGSKMECGCGYKYKHLSVATRDYTWNMTTEVQMAFLRQLPFSIEKMIDGMRLYFTHGSPRSNYEYMKPETSESDLEEMVSEIDADVLCIGHSHIPFIKKFKDMLIINPGSTGQPRDGDWRASCAVFDTTSSKAEIIRCDYDVETTCNKIQENMPNPDELITILKRGY
- a CDS encoding permease, coding for MMTSNLIDLAYVGIASLQEYLALHVLMCLIPAFFLAGAIASLFSKESVLKFFGADAPKYVSYTVAAVSGCLLAVCSCTVLPLFAGIYKRGAGIGPATTFLFSAPAINILAIVYTAKILGYDLGVARAIIAILLSVFIGIMMAFIYEKKNIERKSIQTFGDEKHAHTVWLFLLLLAILVTPEILPTWNPMLFVEIPLILVTVYVSLKWFSKDELESWMSETWFLVKQITPLLLIGVFFAGIMVELLPAAYVVKYVGGSTFTSYIIASVAAALMYFSTLTEVPIISALTLLGMGKGPALSMLLAGPALSLPNMIVISRIMGLQKGMTYISLVVVIATISGYVFGTYFI